gtggtggtggattgcctcttgggccgatgatgaacagtacaagggaagaacagcctcctgaggttgaggtgtccttgtgcttgtgaacttgtggcatgaggattcgatgcctctactgtggtggctagtcctatttatagaggccctggtcctcttcccaaatattgagcgggaagggagccaacaacggcgggcaaatttgaagggggacagctagtacaagctatcctgacaaaagcggtcttcgcctgcgaaaagctctggggtgacgccgtcttgggctccacgatgacctccgccttgccattctcctggtcttggtctcgttgcaccaatatggcaacatttgcctgatgcctcggtactcttcgcctgcgctggcctccttgcaccaaagaggaaatagagacgctgcgcgcactggcgcccacctggcacccgcctggtatcgttcgtcatggctcacgtcacgagagcctcgtgaggtttgcctcgccttgatatctccgctcctcgtgagcctgcctggctaggccacttcagaggaggtcttgcgtcgtccgcctcgcgaagcttggaccctcgcgagggtttTGGTTGCCTTGtcgacgaagatgggccgtacggcctgctgcttagccacgtTATGGGCctcaggtaggcaagtctggggacccccgtttccagaacgccgacagcaGTGCACTTTTTTGGATTAAAACACAGGAAGGAAAACCTTTCCATGGGCCGCCCAGCGCGCGAGGTGGTGTGCGCTGCAGGCGCCCGTTAACGAAATGCACGTTAACTGAAGCCTGCAGCGCCAAATAGGATTTGCCCAAACACGCACCCTAGCGCTCCATTGATCGGCGAACCAACTTGTGGTGTCCCCAACCCACTAAGGTTCAAGCTCTGGTGCTCAcatttttctgaatttattttAATATTTTCGACGATAGGCATTCAATGCAAGGAAATGTTACCGTTGACTACGAGGCATTTATAATAACTTCGTTAATCTCCAAATAATACGCCAACTCACTCTTTCAGAGGTtacaaattttgaaatattttaaaatttataacaaaaaaaatcatgaatttgtaAAAATTAATAGTTGACAAAATTTAGAAAAGTAGTGAACTTTAAAATACCCACAAATTAGAAAACATATTGACAAAATGTGAAAATGTTTATTTTTTAAAAGAAGTGTTCACATATTTAAAATGATAAATATGAAAGAATGAACAGAAGAAAGTGAAAAATTACACAAAAAATGAAGTAAAATAGCAAAATGAAAAGAGAAAACACACAGAAAATGCCCGCCCGTTGTGGATTTGCTGCATCATCAACGCACCACTTGGGGAACAGGACCAGGCTATAGGAATTTCCTATATACCGTACTTTTTTTAACATACGTAGGTAGACGCTCATATATACGCATATACACTCACTACTTTATATTCCTATGATCACCTTCGAGTGACTGAGTCCGTATAGCATCTTGAGATTGGCAAAGTCACCACAAACCCTTTTGTAGTCGAAGGGAACGTCTCCTCTCACTGAATGCACATCTTCGGAAGGCCTGAATTAAATACGAAAAATGTAAACACCAGTTTCAAGTCTAGCACTTGACTTTGATGGGCAGGAAATAACATTTCCTCCTAACTATTCAATCACATATTGATTCACGTATATGCCACACTCTGCAGCGAATAGCGAGGTTGCGCACACATTGATCAATAGATGAGCCGGCCTGAGTGTGTGAGCCACCGGttttggaaccttctagaaggtttcCGGCCTGTTTTGGGATTCTTCTAGAAGGTTCTCCCGACTcagtttctttttttttctttactGGTTTTCATggttttttgttttcctttttagtgctgatatttttatctaggaacCGAAAGTTTTAAAGATGTATTATGAAAATAGGAAGTACAAAAAATGATTGGATTTAAAAAAACacgttttcaatttttttttagaTTTTTAAGATATTGTTGTGTTTCAGGAAAATGTTcagaatttaaaaaaaaatctatttttgAAAAAACTCTCGTATAAGAAAAGTATTCCGAATTTTTAAAAACTGTTTTTGTGAGAAAAAGTTTCATGTTTCCAAAAGTTATTCaaatttttgaaaaatgttcgcttttttaaaaaatcaagtttttttccttgttttttgtaacaaaaatgaaaaaaaaaatcaaatgctACAATAGCCGAGCCGCTACTGCGCTAATGGGTCGGCCTAGTTAGGATCGTCGTAGTGCGCCATCCCGCTATCGGACGCAGTGAGGCACGTATAGGACCTCCCCAGGCTATGCTCCATTAGGGCATCTTCAACGGGCCCTTAAACGGACCACAACCATTCGGACCGAGCGGTTCAGATGCACTTTTCATCCAAAGCGATCCCCTATTAGTCCGGGCGTTCGTTTCCTACAAATCAGAAGCAAATCAGGGGGCTTTGCGAAAGTCCATATGTCCGTCTGGCCAACAAAAAGCTGCCACAACCCTCGCTCCTCTTCGTCCACGCATAATGGCGGAAAGTCGCTGCTATTTGGCGAAAGGAGTGATTAAATCTAATAAAATGTACTAACATAACTAATGTTTAGCGAAAGCAGTGATTAAATCTAATGAAATGCCCTAACAAAATTAATGTTTGGCGGAAGTCGTACAAATAGAGTGGGCTGTTGGCGGAAAGCACAAATGCACTAATAATTTGGCGGAAGCATATCATGCATCATCTTGTGTTTCACTTCAATGATCCAAATGCTCTTATATTTTTTTACGGAGGAAATTTTTTGCAAAATCCCTCCATGGTTGTTGACGGAAAGCATTTGTGCATGGCTGTTGGCGTTGGCGGAAAGCATTTGTGCACATGATCACCACTAGTAATTTGCGTGATCTTGATCTTCTGCCGTTGGCAGAAATCTTGCATGGATGTTGGTGGAAAGCattagtagttttcttcactagTAATTTGGTACTAGAAGCATATTTGGCAGAAGGCACTAGTGACCGTGCTACTATTTGACGAAATATTGTTTTTGTTTGGCGTGAACATTTGAGATATATAGTTGGATTGCGAGCTCCCTTATTGTCCACGGACGTGTTTGAAATCGGTCGTTGTACTGATATTGTTTCCATTTTAAAAGATAGTGTTGAAGAAGATGCCATCACTGAAAGAATGCAACACCTGTTGTACTGCAACCATTAGGTTTTTTTTTTAGTCTAAACACACTTCATTTATTGATCAATGTCCAAACTCATGGGAGTACAATTTAAGTCAGAAGGATTAAGTAGACACAAATGCCGTCCTAAAGATAGTCCTAAAGTGTGCTTAGCAAGACTACATGCTTCATAGTTTGTCCCACGTCCTTCAAAGATGAAGGAACGCTCGGATAGTTGGATTGTTGTAGTGTTGATCTCCTTCACAATGCCAGCATAAAGTCCTCATGTGCCCCTGTTGATGTTAAGTACAACTTCCTTGCAATCAGAAGCTATTAGCACATGCGATAGTGAGAGGTCCAAGGCAAGGGATAGAGCCTCCATGCAAGACGGCACCTCGAGTGTAGCCGGATCGGTAACACCTGAATACTTGACCGACGAAGCACCAAGATATTTTCCGGTAATATCCCTGCAAACCGCACTAAAAGAGCCATCATTTGTTGTCCGTGATGTCGCCACATCTACTCGAATTCTGCAGAATCCCGCCTCGAGAGGAAACCACCGCCGATGGCTAGCAGTAGAGTTCACCGATATGGTGGAGTCTGGTTTCTTCGGCCTACATTCTTCCAATTCGCGGATGTAGCTCTTAATAAAATGATGGGTTGCATGAGGAGTTTAAAAGGTTTGCTCATGTATGCCCTTCCTCCGAGCATGCCATATGGTCCAAAGCGTTGCCAACACTTGAACTCAGCTTTTAATCAGCTATCAATCAAAGAGAAGATCCAACACTTGGCATCTGATTTGTGGTTACTCTCCAGTACCTCGACTAGACTGGGATCTTCCAAAGCCCACACACATCGCGTCATATTACAGTGTGTAGGAGAGAGTGCATCCATGAGTTCGGCAATCCGCACAGACCGCACCAAGAGACCGTTGCCATGTTCCGGTGTTGCAGTAAACCAGTTGTTGGTAGTGACAATTGAGCTAATATCCATAGATATTTTTTAATTTATGAGGGCACATCTACCTTTCAGAGATTTTTCTAAGCCATTTTCTTTGTTTTATAATTTGATGAATCAGGACGCCCCTCAAGCCATGCTTCGCGAGTAGCTTTGTCGCAACCAACAGACCATATTTAAGTGGCCTCACCATCTTCTATGTGCCTAATTAGGCCCTGAGCCATCGTGTCTCGCCCTTCCACTATATCTCGTGAAATTTATGATCGCGCACTCCCAAGTTTGGCCTCTAAAGTCACATGGTGGGAAGTATTTTGCCTTCAGAATTATTGCACTCAATGGGTTTTGACCAGTAAGGTTCCACATTGCCTGCCTGTACAATATAAGGTGCTTGGGTAGGTGCTTAAAGAAATAAACCAGTTTTTTCTAAGCATCGGTGCTTATTTGTAGAGGACAGACGCTTAAGCATCGACGCTTAAAAAAAACTCGATTTATTTTACTAAGCATGTGCCTAAGCATCTCTCACTATAAAAGGCCAAAGAGTGTAAGATTAAAAAGCTCATTATCTCAAGTCCGCCTCAGAACTTTGGTCTAGCCATCACACTCTACGAGACCCAACTAGTTTTCTCTGACCTAGGCACGATGATCCTAAACTTAGTTTTAGCCAGGCGGCCCACGTAAGATGTGAGGAGTGCAACATTTCAGCTAAGGGCAACTCCAACAGTTTGTGTATTGGTTTATTGATAAAATATGTCATGTCATCAACCAGCACCTTAATATATAACAACTTCAATGGGTTGTATTTAGTTTGCCTAACAGGATGTGAGATAATAAATAAGGTGCTCTCTCATTCTATATTGGAGATTGTGCAAGGGGTGTTGGTTCATGTACATACAACCTTTTTCTCTTCCCTTATTTATTCCCTTATTTATTATATGACACATTATTAGAAATCTTATGTGGCAAAGTCTGTCAACAACTATCTAACAACAATTGAAGACGCCCTAATAACAAAGTCAACAAAGCACACGCCGAGCGAGAGACTCGTACTCTGGTGACAGGAGGGCACCGCGCGTAGGCACGAGTCCCTCGCCACTCGCTCGCACGTGTCATCTTGCTGCCACGCGGAGGCGGAGCACGCACAGCCTCGCAGCCTGGACAGGAAGTCAAGAACCCTGGCATGGCATGCAAAGCAAGCAGCGTGGAGCGACCACAGAAAAGGAGGAGACTCGAGTGCCTTCCTTGTCAGGTCGGCCACCTACATCTCCGTGGAAGAAACCCCACCAGGATGCCGCCACGTACACGCCAAGCACCCGATGCCATTGCCTCCGGCCCACCACCGCCCTTGTGTTTATAATGCCATCCCACCCCCTGCCCATCCTCTGCTCGTCCTCCACTGATTCTTTCTTCGCGTCTCACGTCAGTCGGCCGAATAGAGCTTTTGCTTCCCTCCGAGGCCTGCTGCTTCCGTCCTAGGCACCTACGCACAGTGACTGCTGCGTTGAGTCGGCAAGGCGAGAATGGGCAAGTCATGGGCGCTCCTCACCCACCTCCACTCCGTCGCCGGGTACGCGTCTACGTAATCTTCTTGCAAATCATGGCTTCACAGCGGTGTTGAGAGTCGAGTGATGTCTGATATGCTCCTCTGGTTCGTTTCCCTGCGCAGGCCAAGCATCACGCTGCTGTACCCTCTGTAAGTGCGAGgcggtgttgatcttgatcaatTGTCTCTAGGTATGCGTAAGATCCTTGGATGTGACGCCGACGGATCTGTGTGCAGGTATGCGTCGGTGTGCGCCATGGAAAGCCCGTCCAAGGTGGACGACGAgcagtggctggcctactggatcCTCTACTCCTTCATCACCCTCCTGGAGATGCTCGCCGAGCCCGTCCTCTACTGGTAACGTACCCTCCTCCAGTCCAGTAGCTACTCATTTAATTGTTACTAGTACTTCATAACGCCCTGCCGGTGGATCTCATCATTTTGGTACCCGGTGGCGTCCAGGATACCGGTGTGGTACCCGGTGAAGCTGCTGTTCGTGGCGTGGCTGGCGCTCCCGCAGTTCAAGGGCGCCTCCTTCATCTACGACAAGGTCGTCAGGGAGCAGCTAAGGAAGTACCGCGGCAGGAACCGCCACGCCGACGCCGATCACAAGGTGCACATACTCAAGGTAACCAAGGAGTTTCAgtgccctctgccggggaggcccgAGTTTCTTCTGTTTCTAATTGTTCCTTGTTGGGGGAAATGAAATTGCAGGCCGAGGCTGACCATGGTCATGTGCACTGAGGAGAAGGGGCATGGCACTGGCAGATCCAGGAGCGTATCATTACTGTTGTGCAGGACTGCAGAATCTTAACTATTAGGTGTATCTTGTATCTGTTGTAAGCACGTCCAGAAGTATTAACACACCACCCATGCGCTCGCCTAATAAATCAGGGTCTTCGTCTTTGATAATTTGACTTCCTGTCGCCGTGGTATGTGATTCTGTTTTTACGGAACCTTGTCGAGGGCCAGGAGCTCTGGCAGTGCATTATAGCAGAAGAAAGAGCAGTGCATTATAGCAGAAGAAAGTTGATCCAGTTTACACCGGATAGAAGACCTCACAAAGTTAATTTTACAAGGAAAATCAAGCCGAAAACCGCATAAGCAACGAAGCCTCGTCACAATTGCAACAAACACACACCCAGCTCCGGAGCGGTCACAATTGCAACAAACACGGAGCGGTCACAATTGCAATAAACACACACCCGGCTCCGGAGCGGCAGCTCCGACATCCCCGGCTCCATGAGCCATAGCGCCTCATTCGGGCGCCCTGTAGCCTTTGTTACATGAGACAGACCACGAACGTTGTGCCAAACATGAGACGACCGTCCACAGACCACGAACACTTTGTTACATGAGACGACCGTCCAGAGACCATGAAACGTTGTGCCAAACATGAGACGACAGTCCACGGACCATTTTGTTACATGAGACGACCGTCCACAGACCATGAACGTTGTGCGCCCTGTAGCCTTTGTTACATGAGACGACTGTCCACGGACCAAGAACGTTGCGCCAAACATTTCGGGCGCCCTGTGGCCTTTGTGTTGTGCCAAATATTTCGGGCGCCCTGTGGCCTTTGTTACATGAGACGACTGTCCACGGTGCCAAACATCCGGGGCCGACTTTCTGCCAGACCAACCCCAGGCCGTATCCGACCGGGCAGACCGTGAACCTACCCTATAGAGCCGCCGTTGCATCGCCATCCGAGGCCTTGTCCAGAGCCGTTGCCCCGGCATCCACCGCCCTAACCACGAACCCATCACCCCACAAAGGTCAATGATTCAAGGTGATGCCTTCCCTACAAAGGTCAAGGATTTCAAGGTGGTGCCTTCAAGAAGGTAACGGCATATTGTCGTGAACCCACCAACCAACAAAGGCAAGGATTTCAAGGCAGTGCCTTCAAGAAGGTAACGACATAAATGTCCAGTGGCTTTGACGAAGCTTGGTTTTCACCCGAAATTACGTAACAATTGCCACTCTGAACGTGTAACACTTGCTACAGTAGATGAATGTATCTCGATGATGAGGCCTTTAGAAAGGGACGTGACGCTTAAGAACCATCATGAGCAGTGCCGGAGAAGGTGCGAGACTTTAGCTCGGAGAACAACTCTTGTGTAAGAAGCATTTCAGCCAACCACCAAACCCACTTGCATGATGCAACGGAGCACCGCGCCGTGCCATCACACCTCCGCCCACAACCACAACCACCTCAGGCCCAGCCCTCTACTATGCAACAAGCAGAAGACGAGCACGCCAGTACGGGGCCGAAGACCAATCTCCACAACCACAGTAGCACATACACCGCCGAGCTACTCCCAAAATTATGGCTCTCTGCTGCCGCAGCAGCTCCTACAGCCGAGGGAGGGTACCCCAGTACCAGCGCGCCCAACAGCCACTGTAGCACGCCAGGGTGCCACCATTGCCAGATCCGGACGCCGGGCGTCATATCAAGCGATCGGCCTTAGCTTCGCCCCGTACACCCTCAGTGGAGAGTAGGAAGGAGCAATGCCACCACCTAGCCCGAGGCCGCCACCCCGGCTTGCCTGCTGGCGAGAGGCCCCCCTGCCGCCTTAGTCGCAACTAGGAGTGGAGCTCCGTCCAGGCCTAAGGAGGCACGCCACGTGACGAGGatgtagaagtgcatgctctagccaatgcaaccaaaagatCTATGAAAGATGGTTGGACATTATACTCCAAGAACCCTGAACCTCTTGGTTGCAAGCTTATGCACCTAACCAGTTCACCTATCAGACCGATCTGATGTAAGATACTAGGCAATACATTTATACGTCAACACTTTTCCTCACATGTGGCTTCCTCTGGTCTAAACGTGGACCAAAAGTTGGCTGCAATTTTAATTGCGCCAGCCGGGTTTTGAACTCAAGGCTTTTGGCTTTGATATcatgtagaagtgcatgctctaaCCAATGCAACCAAAAAACCGATCTATGAGAGAGGGCTGGACATTATACTCCAACAAAGGAGGCCCCCCTGCCCGCCGTTCGCCAAGCGGGCTTTGCCCATCGACATCCCCCGGCGGTGGCAGGGGAGCGAGGAAGGAGCGAGGAAGGAGCGGGGAGTGGGGGCGGCGGTGGCTAGGTTATCGCCCGTGCCACCCTCGGGGAGCAACGCGagcacaagttgatctttagagCAACTGGAGCTTATAGATCGATCGCCATTGTGGTTTTAACATGCCCCATCTTGGACGTATGTCTCAAAACATGTTAATACCTCTACGCCTTTATGCGTAAGGGGTATCTGGTATAACTGCCTATTCTTGCTTTACATGCAGGGCCGCCCTGAGGGGGGCAGGGGGGCGGCCACCCCGGGCCCCCAAAATCGAGGGGCCCCTCCGCAGGGTATACAGGTAGGCTTTGGCCCAACATATTTTTGATGATAAAAAAATTCTATGGGCTGGATGGCTGGGCCTCACGCGGCACAGCAGAACGTACGCACATGAGCCAGCAGTGATCATTCGTTCCATAGTTTGTACGTGCATGTCGAAAAATAAGAAACTGATTGATCTTACAGATTTGTTTGTTCCTATTAGTACGTGGACATCTAAAAAGGGAACTGATTGATCCCTTCCATCACGCAAGCATTCACGCCGCGGTTCCCAATTTCGCAGAACGCGTAGTCTTCACAACGGCACGCTCGGCGTTCGCTCTTCCTTTTCTCCTTAATCGAATTTTCCTTTGTAATTCAGATTGTCCGCCGATGTCAATTCCCCGGGGGCCGTCGTCACAACCCCGCTTTTTTCTCCATCCATCAATGATTCGACCATCCGAGGTATATCCTGTAGTCTTATTGCGGTTCCTAGTAAATCCTAGAAGGTGAGAGGGCTTTTCAAGTTAAATATTCTTTTGGGGTTGATATGGCGATCACTTCTTTGAAAGATAGATTTAAAGAACTCATGGTGTTTAAAGAAATATTCGGATTTTTATTGAGTTCGGGCACCCCGAGATCAGTGTATGATATTGAACTTCAGGAGTGTTGCATCAAGTTTGCAGAAACTTTCTTTCTTCATGTTTCATGTGATGTTGAGGTATATGATCTTATTTATGAATTGAAGATTATGAGATTCGCAAGATTATGAGATTCATTTTGCGAGATGATGCAACGTCTACTATGGAGATTTTTGACCAAGTAAGAGAAACTAATTGTTACATATCACGTCTTATTTACTGTGCATGTGACTATCACATCGGTCGAAAGAAGCTTTTCGAAATTGAAATTACTGAAGAATTATCTGAGGTCAACAATGACCCAGCACAGGTTAAATGGTTGGGCAACATTATACATTGATAAGAAACTATTAGATGATATTCACATCGACCACATCATAAGTGACTTTGCATCGAGGAATATTAGAAGAAATGTTTAAGGTAATATGTATAAATTATTTGATATCCATACTGATTTTAGATGCATTCAAGTGTTATTGGTAATATGTCATATATACTTATATTCATTTTTATTGTTATGATGTCTATATAAGGGTCTCAAGTTTTAGTCTCGCCGCGGACCCTCAAAATCTCAGGACCGGCCCTGTTTACATGGTAGAATTTTTTATTTAGGCCAGTATAGCCTACCGCATCTCAACAACCTGTAGACCAAAACAATGGTGAGGGCTTTGATAAATCATCCTTGTCTTGGATTTTCCTTCCAAAAAGAGATAATTCCTTATTTGGCCCTTTCTTAAAATTTGCTTCCCTATTTGACCCAAAATAAACTTTTACCCCCTATTTGACACCTAAAGTTCATTTTGTTCCTTATACGACACTTTCGTCCATTTTAAGCAGTAATGGGGTTATGTGCAAAGTGAAAAGACCATTTTGCCCCTAGTGAAGTGTGTAACTATCCTGGGTGTAGCTAAAAAGTAATCAGTTCACACATATTAGGAATGTTCAACAGATGCTGCCCATGTATATGTAAGCTCCAGTATTTTGTTCCTAAGGTAAATTGGTCTGTGCATGTAAAAGTTGTACAAAACATCCAAACTTGTACTAGCATATCGATGGTTAGTACAATACTTTTTTTGCGGATAGCACAGCGACGCCCAAGCCCGCAGTGAGGCCATGGACAGAACGGTGGAGCGGCCATGGCGTCGACATCTACGGCCCCGATGCCTTCGAGGCTAGACACGATCCGGCAATCTGAGCAACACGTGCAACAGGTAACGAAAGGTAATTGGTGGAAGAGGATGTTGGCACAGGTTGCGACTCGTCGTGTACTTTCCGTCGAGACATAGTTTGTAATACGTCCGAGTACATTTCGGCGAGATGCACGTATAAGCTAGCCGCGGGTGATTACTTTCCGGCCGCTGTCTCGCGTACAAGCAGTACGTAAGCAACTGGATCAATTTTCACTAGATGCACTTGCATGTACTAATTTTAATATAAAGTTAGTATAAAATTGGGTCATTTATTTTGAAATGAAGAGAGTACTAGGTACATAGATCGATGTCACAACTCGAGACACACGCACGCGAGAACAGGGGACGCCGACTGATTGCCGCGGGAGCGTGTCGCTCTTGTTAATCTCTTCATTTCCTTTTTATCACGGTATAGGTAACATATACGAGGAGTGAACATATACATATATACTTGCTCCTGGTGCCGAGCCGTCTAGGAGACCGTGTTTTATTGGAGGATTTAGTAGTATGTGATTGTGATGTGACTATGTATAATAATGTATAATACATGTAATCAAATTCAGAAGGATGTGCTAATTGGCATACTATGTGTAGCACTGTAGTTTAGAATGTGATAATTAATCATAGGGGCAAAATGGTCTTTTCACCTTGCACTTAACCTAAAATGGACGAAAATGTTGTATAAGGAGCAAAATTTACTTTAGGTGTCAAATAGGGAAGAAAATTTATTCTGGGCCAAATAGGGAAGCAAATTTTTAAAAAGGGCCAAATAAGAAATTCTCTCTCCAAAAAGCTTGGAGTTCTTTTTTCCATCTTGTGGCCGAATATGTAGGATATTTAGAACGTCAAATATCCCCTAAATAGGTCAAGGTTCCATGGAACGTGCAGAATAATGAATTGTGAAAACATAATGACACTAGTGGCACAAAACACTAAAAAAGAAGTCAATTGACAGTGACCCGCTGTCATTTTTATTTTAGTTAAGAAGAAACAACCCAAGCACACACATAGTACAAAGCAGGGTAGTGCCACTAGACATGCAAAATAAACAAAGAGTGAAATGTAAAGAAAATAATAGTTGCATACATATGTGAAATTGTGCGACACAGTAATACAGCAGGCTTAATACAAATTTTCCATCAAGCATCTACATTTTGACAATGTTCCATGATGGGTTCATTACTCCTCATTTCAGTCGAATTTCTTTATGAAACTGATTATATGGGCACTAATTTCTTCTGGTTTTTCTTCATTTATGAAATGCCCGACATCTTTCATTACCACCACATCATCCAGTAATGGAACAAACTTCTTGAGGCCGCCTTTGTTTATAAAATCATGTGCGCCTGCAACATGGTATGACAAGTCCACATCACCAACTATAAACTTGGTTGGTACCTTTATCTCAGCTCCGGTCCATGGTGACGTTAGCTCCCATGTCCTAAACACAGACCAAATATGGTTGTTAGACCAAAACATCGTGTGTCCTGTTGTCCTAGCAATCCTTCTCTACAAACATATATTTGGGAAATCTATGGTAATAATTACATTTATACAAATGGAGTGCGATGATATACATTGTTGGTTTTATAAGACAAGATCACAAATATTGCCGAAGAACGGGAAAACTAAAATTTTGGACACGTAAAATGACAATATTATGACTAAGTAAACTTTAGTTTTTGCTCCACTTTTAGCAAGGTAACATTGCTTGTGAGACATAGCAAAATCATGGTAATTGTTTCTTGGAACTTGATAAAATTTGGGAAAATCGTTTCTCAATCATTTAGTTCATTCCAAATGGAGTAATTATTTGTTTCtgaaaaatctaaagttaaagtaTTGCATATCATATAATATTTTTTGTAATATCTAAAATACATTTTGGAATTTGGAATTGTATGTacgtatatatgtatgtatgtatgtatgaatgtaaaatatttttttatgtatCCACTTAAAATTGCAATTTGGTCTCTTTGTCTCAAAAAATTTCCTATAGCTCTAAAAAATATGATATATGAAAAAAAAATTATGAAGCTTTCAATCATATTTTAAGTTTGGGTCTTCATATTTGTGTTATGGTAATAGTTAATGCACACTCATCCATAGGATAAAAAATATCTAAAAAAATAAGGAGTCAAAGAAGTAGCTTAATTACTTGTTCAGGGCACGGTAGTAGTTCAATCCCCCGGTGAAGCCAGACTTGTCAAATTGAGCCGCGTAGTacttgatgtcctcctccgtgaTCCAGCTCGGCAAGGGCACCTCATCATCTGGTGAGCCCCACCCGCTCTTGGGGATGAACAGAGGGCCAGGAGTTCGGTAAGTGAAAAACTTTCTTAGCACCAGTTCTGTGCCGAGCCGTGCGAATTCTGCT
This sequence is a window from Aegilops tauschii subsp. strangulata cultivar AL8/78 chromosome 7, Aet v6.0, whole genome shotgun sequence. Protein-coding genes within it:
- the LOC109759712 gene encoding protein HVA22 isoform X1, which gives rise to MGKSWALLTHLHSVAGPSITLLYPLYASVCAMESPSKVDDEQWLAYWILYSFITLLEMLAEPVLYWIPVWYPVKLLFVAWLALPQFKGASFIYDKVVREQLRKYRGRNRHADADHKVHILKAEADHGHVH
- the LOC109759712 gene encoding protein HVA22 isoform X2, giving the protein MGKSWALLTHLHSVAGPSITLLYPLYASVCAMESPSKVDDEQWLAYWILYSFITLLEMLAEPVLYWIPVWYPVKLLFVAWLALPQFKGASFIYDKVVREQLRKYRGRNRHADADHKAEADHGHVH